The DNA window ATCAGAGATTATGCTGGGTCAGCTGCAGTTTGATCCCAATCTGCGCTATGGCTACCGTAAACGCATGGAACTGGAGCCAGACCTGCTGGAAGCCTGGGAAAAAATAAAAGCTGCCGAACATATTGTGTGGATATTCCCGCTGTGGTGGGGCTATCTGCCTGCTCTCACTAAAGGGTTTATTGACCGGCTTTTCCTGCCTGGTTTTGCATTCGCGAATAAGGAAAATAGTATGATGATAGAAAAGAAACTGCGTGGTAAAACTGCCCGTATCATCTGTACGATGGACACACCTATCTGGTATAATCACCTGTTTTACCGGAACACGGGCATGCGCGCTTTCCGTAGCCAGACCTTAAGTTTCTGCGGCATCAAAACGATAGGCACCACCTACATTGCCCCGGTAAAATATTTTAAGGACAGCCAGAAGGAAAAGGCTTTACAGAAAGTAGCTACTCTCGGACGAAGTTTGCGTTAACACGATCTATTTTACACTGGTAATCCACCAGATATTACCGCAGGGATCTTTTACACCACAGGTGCGGCCATAGCTCTGGTCGCTGAGTGGCATTACGCTGGTGGCGCCATTGTCAAGTGCGGTCTGGTAGCTGCTGTCGGCATCTTCTACATAAACAAAAAGATTGCCTGGCTGTGCCTTCCATTGTTCCCGGGCTTCACTGGTCATAATGGTGCTACCGCTGATCTGTATTTCTGCATGCCTGATGGTTTGGTTGTCATCATGCAACTCACGAAAGCTGACAGTTGCCTGAAATACTTGCTGGGTAAAGGTTAGAAAGCCATTGGCATTTTCGAGTGTCAGATAAGGCATAACGGCCTGATGTCCTGTGGGGATGTTCATAATATATGTGATTTACAGTGAAATAATAATGCGAAGCTATACCTGTTGCGGCAGGCAAAATTGGAAAAATCCGACATCTTTAGTCCATCCAGGCGGTAGCACCGGAACGGCCGGAGAAAAAAGTTTTGGGATGTTCTCCTGAAAATTCCCGGAAATCATGGATAAAATGGGACTGGTCGTAATAACCACATTCCAGCGCAATCTGTGTAAGAGAAAGAGGGGTAGGGCCATATTGATTGATCGCTGCATGAAAACGAACTATCCTCGAAAACATTTTAGGACTGAAACCTGCGTACTGCAGAAACTGTCTTTCGAATTGCCTTTCTGAAAGGAAATGGTCCTGTGCCAGCTGTTTTACCCTGATGAGGCCCCGGCTGCGAATCACAGTTTGTATCGCCTGGAAAACCGGTGGCTGCGCGTTGTAATGCCTGGATAAGCGCGTCTCCAGGAAGTCTTCTATTATTTTTATCCGTTGATGGTGATTGTCAGCGTGAAAGATTTTTTCTTCCAGCTGCCGGCCGGAGGTCTTCAATAAACCGGAGAGGTCAGGCATCTGGTTGGTCAGTTCGCTGGCAGGGATATCAAACAGCAAAGGAATTGCCTGCGGATAAAGATAAGCACCAAATAAACCAAATCCCTGATCTATATGGAACTTTCGGGTGGAGCTCGATTGTGCGTGTATGCCGGCGGTAAAGGATGATTGAATACGACCGTCTTTCAGGTATTCATTAAAACAGCCGTTGTAGTGAAACAACAGCTCAGGGCACATATCGGCCATGGAATAATGTGTATAAGGCTCGTTGCTTTCAAGTGCCCAGAAAAACCGCACGATGTCCCGGAATTTTTCGGAAGGGGGAAGGGTTTGGTATTTCA is part of the Chitinophaga flava genome and encodes:
- a CDS encoding AraC family transcriptional regulator, with translation MKYQTLPPSEKFRDIVRFFWALESNEPYTHYSMADMCPELLFHYNGCFNEYLKDGRIQSSFTAGIHAQSSSTRKFHIDQGFGLFGAYLYPQAIPLLFDIPASELTNQMPDLSGLLKTSGRQLEEKIFHADNHHQRIKIIEDFLETRLSRHYNAQPPVFQAIQTVIRSRGLIRVKQLAQDHFLSERQFERQFLQYAGFSPKMFSRIVRFHAAINQYGPTPLSLTQIALECGYYDQSHFIHDFREFSGEHPKTFFSGRSGATAWMD
- a CDS encoding VOC family protein, translating into MNIPTGHQAVMPYLTLENANGFLTFTQQVFQATVSFRELHDDNQTIRHAEIQISGSTIMTSEAREQWKAQPGNLFVYVEDADSSYQTALDNGATSVMPLSDQSYGRTCGVKDPCGNIWWITSVK
- a CDS encoding NAD(P)H-dependent oxidoreductase, whose product is MKKILIINGHPDTESYNYALHNAYKTSALEAGAEVSEIMLGQLQFDPNLRYGYRKRMELEPDLLEAWEKIKAAEHIVWIFPLWWGYLPALTKGFIDRLFLPGFAFANKENSMMIEKKLRGKTARIICTMDTPIWYNHLFYRNTGMRAFRSQTLSFCGIKTIGTTYIAPVKYFKDSQKEKALQKVATLGRSLR